The Methanohalophilus portucalensis genome window below encodes:
- a CDS encoding ACT domain-containing protein: MEKITQNSIGLVLIDEKFGICRLKANEKLPEWVISSSIFSITRTREELSVICPVNVIPENIECEINWNCFKVKGPLDFDQIGILSKISNTLYENEISIFVMSTYDTDYIFVKQKNCKAAFYALETAGMKIEK; encoded by the coding sequence ATGGAAAAAATAACACAAAATTCAATAGGTCTCGTATTGATAGACGAGAAATTTGGGATATGCAGACTGAAAGCAAATGAAAAGTTACCTGAATGGGTAATATCTTCCAGCATCTTTTCCATAACCAGAACCAGAGAAGAACTTTCCGTCATCTGCCCGGTTAATGTTATTCCGGAAAATATTGAATGTGAAATAAACTGGAACTGCTTCAAAGTAAAGGGGCCGCTGGATTTTGACCAGATAGGCATCCTTTCAAAGATCAGCAATACACTTTATGAGAATGAAATCAGTATTTTTGTAATGTCAACCTATGATACGGATTACATCTTTGTAAAACAAAAAAATTGCAAGGCAGCTTTTTATGCACTGGAAACTGCAGGTATGAAAATAGAAAAATGA
- a CDS encoding ferritin family protein has protein sequence MLSEIPAILEELDSEDIDKEVLRAAIIAEFDAVNIYEQMAGLTNDDNLRTVLLDIAKEEKLHIAMFQSVLLEYDQEYLEIMADYSLARK, from the coding sequence TTGTTATCGGAAATTCCTGCAATACTTGAAGAACTAGATTCAGAAGATATAGATAAAGAGGTGTTAAGGGCAGCTATAATCGCAGAATTCGATGCGGTCAATATCTATGAACAGATGGCTGGCCTGACAAATGATGATAATCTACGTACAGTGCTTCTGGATATTGCCAAGGAAGAAAAACTTCATATTGCAATGTTCCAATCTGTACTTCTTGAATATGATCAGGAATATCTGGAAATAATGGCAGATTATTCCCTTGCCCGCAAATGA
- a CDS encoding secondary thiamine-phosphate synthase enzyme YjbQ: MQLSTSKRVEIVDITDKVSGVVRSSNIDEGMCTISTSHTTCAIIVNEHESGLVSDIMELLERLVPSNADYYHDRIDNNADAHLRAVLLGNSETMPVRKGDLELGTWQSIFFVELDGPRKRDVGIVVSSYGFRG, encoded by the coding sequence ATGCAATTGTCTACCAGCAAACGTGTTGAAATTGTGGATATTACCGATAAGGTGTCCGGTGTGGTGAGAAGCAGTAATATTGATGAAGGGATGTGTACGATTAGTACTTCCCACACAACGTGTGCGATCATCGTCAATGAACACGAGTCGGGCCTGGTTTCTGATATTATGGAATTGCTGGAAAGACTGGTTCCTTCAAATGCAGACTACTATCATGATCGGATAGATAACAATGCAGATGCCCACTTAAGAGCAGTTCTCCTGGGAAACAGCGAAACAATGCCTGTGAGAAAAGGGGACCTTGAGCTTGGTACATGGCAGAGTATATTTTTTGTGGAACTGGATGGGCCGCGCAAAAGGGATGTAGGTATAGTGGTATCATCTTATGGCTTTAGGGGATGA
- a CDS encoding DUF3303 domain-containing protein — translation MIFMDIIKWDPKDNEKVIKNYVEWEWPEGVKVINEWTDLSACRYVAVVDVEDSKSFAAAAVPWKGLCQIETFPVMETGKFMQMMSEYM, via the coding sequence ATGATATTCATGGATATAATAAAGTGGGATCCGAAGGACAATGAAAAAGTAATCAAAAACTATGTCGAATGGGAGTGGCCTGAAGGTGTGAAAGTCATCAATGAATGGACAGACCTCTCAGCATGTCGGTATGTAGCTGTAGTGGATGTAGAGGATTCTAAAAGTTTTGCCGCTGCTGCAGTACCATGGAAAGGGCTTTGCCAGATTGAGACTTTCCCGGTAATGGAAACAGGTAAGTTTATGCAAATGATGTCTGAATATATGTGA
- a CDS encoding nucleoside triphosphate pyrophosphohydrolase: protein MVRTHNKAVRDNIPDIIKKSGKTCTIKQLDDMDFLAELEKKLYEEINEYMADRDIEKLADILEVIYRIAELKGYPGKDMEKIRMEKRVKTGCFSRNLYLFETSD from the coding sequence TTGGTCAGGACACACAATAAAGCAGTCCGGGACAATATTCCGGATATCATTAAAAAATCCGGCAAAACCTGCACCATAAAGCAATTGGATGACATGGATTTTCTGGCAGAGTTGGAAAAGAAACTGTACGAAGAGATCAATGAATACATGGCAGACAGGGATATAGAAAAATTGGCAGATATTCTTGAAGTGATTTACAGAATCGCTGAACTCAAAGGCTACCCGGGCAAAGATATGGAAAAAATAAGGATGGAAAAAAGAGTCAAAACGGGCTGTTTCTCCAGAAACCTGTATTTATTTGAAACTTCAGATTAA
- a CDS encoding MBL fold metallo-hydrolase produces the protein MSQPHSYNITPIQAGASNAYLVTENSVTILVDSGNRGNTHKFETVLKNKGLNFADIDYIILTHSHHDHVGCLEEIKKRSKAKVIAHREEVEYLKRGYTPFPEGTMLFSRLISGFANKFLPNMGKYTPVDPDIIIDGECEILLSDTTIQILPVTGHTSGSICVIIDNESAIVGDTLFSFMPESVYPPFANDEKALIKSWKKLLSTGCNIFYPGHGKPFSRARFEKCYSKKKDYT, from the coding sequence ATGTCACAACCTCACTCTTATAACATTACTCCTATACAGGCAGGTGCATCAAATGCTTACCTGGTTACCGAAAATAGTGTAACGATACTGGTTGATTCCGGAAATCGGGGCAACACCCACAAATTTGAGACAGTATTGAAGAACAAAGGATTGAATTTTGCGGATATCGATTATATCATCCTTACACATTCACATCACGATCATGTGGGATGTCTGGAAGAAATCAAGAAGAGAAGCAAAGCAAAGGTTATTGCCCACAGGGAAGAAGTTGAATATCTAAAAAGGGGTTATACTCCATTTCCTGAAGGCACCATGTTATTTTCCCGACTGATTTCCGGTTTTGCCAATAAATTCCTTCCGAATATGGGCAAGTATACCCCCGTAGACCCTGATATAATCATTGATGGTGAGTGTGAAATACTACTGTCAGATACCACAATTCAAATCCTTCCTGTAACCGGCCATACCTCAGGCTCCATATGCGTGATAATCGACAATGAAAGTGCAATTGTAGGAGATACTCTTTTCAGTTTCATGCCAGAATCGGTTTACCCTCCTTTTGCAAATGATGAGAAAGCATTAATTAAAAGCTGGAAAAAACTACTCTCTACAGGATGTAATATCTTCTATCCCGGACACGGGAAACCATTCTCACGTGCCAGATTTGAGAAATGTTATAGCAAAAAGAAAGATTACACATAA
- the argF gene encoding ornithine carbamoyltransferase, protein MMKHVLSMTDLSKEDILDILETGEDLKEKRIKGKVTDLLKNKSLAMIFEKSSTRTRVSFEVAMSDMGGHSLYLNQRDMQIGRGETVADTAKVLSRYVAAITARVNKHSTVEELAEHATVPVINALSDKEHPCQILADLLTIKEYKSTLEGRKLTWVGDGNNVCNSMILGCVMVGMEIAVACPDGYDPDDYIVSMAREMGGKVEILRDPIEASTDADVLYTDVWISMGDEEERDKRLSDLADYQINSNLLDVAKNDVIIMHCLPAHRGEEISAEVMDGTHSVVFDQAENRLHAQKALILKLIG, encoded by the coding sequence ATAATGAAACATGTCCTGTCAATGACGGACCTTTCCAAAGAAGATATACTGGATATATTGGAGACGGGAGAGGATCTGAAAGAAAAAAGAATTAAGGGCAAGGTCACTGATCTGCTGAAAAACAAAAGCCTTGCAATGATCTTTGAAAAATCATCTACCAGAACCCGGGTTTCCTTTGAGGTGGCCATGAGTGATATGGGCGGCCATTCCCTCTATCTTAACCAGAGAGACATGCAGATAGGCAGGGGTGAAACGGTTGCAGACACCGCAAAGGTCCTTTCCAGGTATGTGGCGGCTATTACTGCCAGGGTGAATAAACATTCGACCGTGGAAGAACTCGCAGAACATGCTACCGTGCCTGTGATCAATGCCCTCTCAGATAAGGAACACCCCTGCCAGATCCTGGCAGACCTGCTGACGATCAAGGAGTACAAAAGCACATTAGAAGGGCGGAAACTAACCTGGGTAGGCGATGGCAACAATGTGTGCAATTCAATGATACTTGGTTGTGTCATGGTAGGAATGGAGATTGCTGTGGCCTGTCCTGATGGATATGATCCGGACGATTATATCGTAAGTATGGCACGTGAAATGGGAGGTAAGGTTGAGATCCTCAGGGACCCGATTGAGGCCTCTACTGATGCTGACGTTCTCTATACCGATGTCTGGATCTCCATGGGAGACGAAGAGGAAAGGGATAAAAGACTGAGTGACCTGGCGGATTACCAGATTAACAGTAATTTGCTTGATGTAGCAAAGAATGATGTAATTATTATGCATTGTCTGCCGGCCCACAGGGGAGAGGAGATATCAGCCGAAGTTATGGACGGAACCCATTCAGTGGTTTTCGATCAGGCAGAAAACCGGTTGCATGCACAGAAAGCCCTGATTTTGAAACTTATCGGATGA
- the purD gene encoding phosphoribosylamine--glycine ligase: MNVLLIGGGGREHAIAEAISRSKREPQLYAVMSKKNPGIAKLCRDFLLEKETDVEKVVEYATSQKIDIVFIGPEAPLAVGLVDALEKVKIPSVGPKKNVAQIEFDKSWARTFMKEENIEGCPAFKVFSDKKGLKEYIEELGDVAIKPAGLTGGKGVRVMGDQLPDTTDAYEYALSILENDSVVVEEKLKGEEFTLQAFVDGSTLAFTPCVQDHKRAFENDLGPNTGGMGAYSNTDVILPFMMVDDLEKAKAIMQKTVEKLCEVTGIPYRGILYGQFILTRKGPKVIEFNARFGDPEAMNIMPLLETDMLDVMEAIVEERLEDLDVVFSKRATVCKYVVPAGYPDNPDSDKEIVFGDMGDAILFYSSVYEKDGKIYTSTSRAAAVVGIADSISKAERIAQDALENIIGDLHSRRDIGTRALVRKKVTHMNKIREQKQS; this comes from the coding sequence ATGAATGTTTTGCTTATCGGTGGAGGCGGCAGGGAGCATGCCATTGCTGAAGCCATCTCCAGAAGTAAGAGAGAGCCACAACTTTATGCAGTAATGAGCAAAAAAAATCCCGGTATAGCAAAGCTTTGCAGGGATTTCTTACTTGAAAAAGAAACAGATGTGGAAAAAGTGGTTGAATATGCCACTTCACAAAAAATAGACATTGTATTCATAGGTCCGGAAGCACCTCTAGCAGTCGGTCTTGTAGATGCTCTTGAAAAAGTCAAAATTCCTTCAGTGGGTCCTAAAAAGAATGTTGCCCAGATTGAATTCGATAAATCGTGGGCAAGGACTTTCATGAAGGAAGAAAATATCGAGGGATGTCCTGCATTTAAAGTCTTCAGTGATAAAAAAGGATTGAAAGAGTATATTGAAGAACTGGGGGATGTCGCCATAAAACCCGCCGGGCTTACCGGGGGTAAAGGCGTCAGGGTTATGGGCGACCAACTGCCGGATACCACAGATGCCTATGAATATGCACTTAGCATTCTCGAAAACGATAGTGTGGTTGTTGAGGAGAAACTGAAAGGAGAGGAATTCACCCTGCAGGCATTTGTGGATGGAAGTACTCTTGCCTTTACCCCTTGCGTACAGGACCACAAGAGAGCATTTGAAAATGATTTGGGACCAAATACCGGCGGAATGGGAGCCTACTCCAACACCGATGTAATCCTGCCTTTCATGATGGTAGATGACCTGGAAAAGGCCAAAGCCATAATGCAAAAAACCGTAGAAAAACTCTGTGAGGTTACAGGAATACCGTATCGAGGCATCCTTTACGGCCAGTTCATTCTTACCAGGAAAGGACCAAAGGTCATAGAGTTCAATGCGCGTTTCGGAGACCCCGAAGCTATGAACATAATGCCTCTGCTTGAGACCGATATGCTTGACGTCATGGAAGCTATCGTGGAGGAGCGGCTGGAAGACCTTGATGTGGTGTTTAGCAAGAGGGCTACTGTGTGTAAGTACGTGGTTCCTGCAGGATATCCGGATAACCCTGATTCAGACAAAGAAATCGTTTTCGGGGACATGGGCGATGCAATTTTGTTCTATTCCAGCGTATATGAAAAGGATGGGAAAATCTATACCAGCACATCTCGCGCCGCAGCTGTTGTCGGTATCGCTGATTCCATAAGCAAGGCTGAAAGAATAGCACAGGATGCACTTGAGAATATCATCGGCGATTTGCATTCACGCCGGGATATCGGTACCCGGGCTCTTGTACGAAAGAAAGTCACACATATGAATAAAATAAGAGAGCAAAAACAGAGCTGA
- the pyrE gene encoding orotate phosphoribosyltransferase: protein MQENNEKDELIEALKKCEAVKFGQFTLASGKTSKYYVDIKKAISDPVTLKKISDIASARIDITATSRIGGVALGGVPLATAVSLKTEIPLLLVRKDAKAYGTGGRFVGDLEEGDKVILIEDVTTSGGSVLEAINLLREFGANVDEVITVVDREEGAEANLWNENVTLNPLVKASDLLKEE, encoded by the coding sequence ATGCAGGAAAACAATGAGAAAGATGAACTCATAGAAGCTCTCAAGAAGTGTGAAGCCGTCAAATTCGGCCAGTTTACCCTTGCCTCGGGAAAAACCAGCAAATATTACGTCGACATAAAAAAGGCAATTTCAGATCCTGTAACCCTCAAAAAAATATCAGACATTGCTTCAGCCAGAATTGATATTACTGCAACAAGTCGTATTGGCGGAGTGGCCCTTGGAGGAGTTCCTCTTGCAACGGCTGTCTCCCTGAAAACAGAGATTCCCCTTTTACTCGTACGCAAGGATGCAAAGGCCTATGGAACCGGAGGAAGGTTTGTAGGTGATCTGGAAGAAGGAGATAAAGTTATACTGATAGAAGACGTTACCACAAGTGGTGGATCTGTTCTTGAAGCGATCAATCTTCTCAGGGAATTCGGTGCCAATGTCGATGAAGTGATTACCGTTGTTGATAGGGAAGAAGGAGCAGAAGCAAATTTGTGGAATGAAAATGTGACATTGAATCCGCTTGTGAAAGCATCCGATCTGCTCAAAGAAGAATAA
- a CDS encoding CDP-2,3-bis-(O-geranylgeranyl)-sn-glycerol synthase, giving the protein MILAIWLMVPAYIPSPFAALLGGGRPIDGKRTMGDGRRILGDGKTIRGFVAGSLIGILAGILQTWIAFTQREFMGIRLPPFGFTIPDVIITIAALSIGSLLGDMAMSFVKRRINLKRGAPLPVADQLDFVAGAWLLTYLVATQWFVANFTLNIIIVLLILTPLLHIGTNIIGYVLGIKKEPW; this is encoded by the coding sequence ATTATTCTCGCTATATGGTTAATGGTACCTGCCTACATTCCAAGTCCTTTTGCAGCTCTTTTGGGAGGAGGAAGACCCATTGATGGCAAAAGGACCATGGGTGACGGAAGAAGGATACTTGGTGACGGAAAAACGATAAGGGGATTTGTCGCCGGAAGTTTAATTGGAATCCTTGCCGGGATTCTACAAACGTGGATTGCCTTTACCCAAAGAGAGTTTATGGGGATTAGATTACCTCCTTTTGGGTTTACAATCCCGGATGTAATAATTACGATTGCTGCTCTTTCGATTGGCTCGCTTCTTGGTGATATGGCAATGAGTTTTGTTAAAAGGAGGATCAATCTGAAAAGAGGAGCTCCTTTGCCAGTTGCAGATCAGCTTGATTTTGTAGCAGGTGCGTGGCTATTGACCTACCTTGTAGCTACACAATGGTTTGTTGCAAATTTCACACTGAATATCATTATAGTGTTACTTATACTAACACCCCTTTTACACATAGGGACCAATATAATAGGTTACGTACTTGGAATCAAGAAAGAACCCTGGTAA
- a CDS encoding cytochrome c-type biogenesis CcmF C-terminal domain-containing protein produces the protein MDPKNLISRKNLIFVTVTAFGILAALITIGMLTPLVVQFLSGMQIGMDATYFNNRAAPIAGLLVILLCACLLVTHISSRYIGLLLGGIVLLSAFMAMFSPTGKLLVDISIIPMLAVFAASLYRLVHVIRKRSGKSRFKGIGAHIIHIGILLVIFGTIFSSAMKVEDSAVVSIGEETTFEGIPYSVSVMGMDSNFEGTPYDNYPGSSYATDVGLIISKNGNEFDRGIVRYITDIKWRQTYTSTYINRGIMEEVFIAPKALDEKSGEVDLYLRVVPFISFLWAGIYIMLGGMFILLLGSIVLPDNENEVTT, from the coding sequence ATGGATCCCAAAAACCTCATTTCCAGAAAAAACCTTATTTTCGTGACAGTGACAGCATTCGGGATACTTGCAGCTTTGATAACTATTGGAATGTTGACACCCCTTGTGGTTCAGTTCTTAAGTGGTATGCAAATAGGTATGGATGCAACATATTTCAATAACAGGGCAGCACCGATTGCCGGTTTACTTGTAATCCTGCTCTGTGCCTGTCTGCTTGTCACCCATATATCCAGCCGGTATATCGGTCTCCTGCTTGGAGGTATAGTTCTATTGTCTGCGTTTATGGCAATGTTTTCTCCGACCGGGAAACTGCTTGTGGATATTTCTATAATCCCCATGCTTGCTGTTTTTGCGGCATCGCTGTACCGGTTGGTTCATGTTATCAGAAAACGCAGTGGCAAATCCCGTTTCAAGGGAATAGGTGCCCACATTATCCATATTGGGATTTTGCTGGTAATATTCGGTACTATTTTCAGTTCAGCAATGAAAGTAGAAGATTCAGCTGTAGTTAGCATTGGTGAAGAAACGACATTTGAAGGGATTCCTTATTCTGTAAGTGTGATGGGTATGGATTCAAATTTTGAAGGAACTCCCTATGACAATTATCCCGGTTCATCCTATGCAACGGATGTTGGCCTTATAATTTCCAAAAACGGGAATGAGTTTGACAGGGGTATAGTTCGGTATATAACCGATATAAAATGGAGGCAGACCTATACTTCTACATATATTAACCGCGGAATCATGGAAGAGGTTTTTATTGCCCCCAAAGCCCTCGATGAAAAATCCGGAGAAGTTGACCTGTATCTGCGTGTAGTACCATTTATCAGCTTTCTCTGGGCTGGTATTTACATAATGCTTGGGGGTATGTTCATACTACTCCTTGGAAGTATAGTGCTACCAGACAATGAAAATGAGGTTACCACATGA
- the ccsA gene encoding cytochrome c biogenesis protein CcsA encodes MNFGMIIIWVAFLFGLLAIVYSYLGFRREDEKYRILSSRLEIACAVLVTVASVMLMYYLYDVAAFFEYVYNHSSLDLSTYYRLSAFWAGQEGSLLLWAWAISVMLLVLRYSFRFTEGNVFMITRTLSLGILSVFLMLLVLDNPFAVYYSKAGSILVSNWNPFVHPYHLTDGQGMNPLLRNPWMAVHPPILFLGYAAFTIPFASAIAGLLLNDSNWHKIANNWMRVSWLFLTAGIGLGGFWAYEVLGWGAWYWSWDPVETSSLIPWITATAYLHTIYGRQGQFRFLAPAMAIFSFILVIFATFVTRSGMWASVHSWQDFNAESLLIGIFLATITIVGTSLLAKRYFEEQD; translated from the coding sequence ATGAATTTCGGAATGATTATTATCTGGGTGGCATTTCTGTTTGGTTTGCTTGCCATTGTCTATTCATACCTGGGTTTTCGCAGGGAAGATGAGAAGTACCGGATACTTTCATCAAGACTTGAAATTGCCTGTGCTGTTTTGGTCACAGTTGCCTCTGTCATGCTGATGTACTATCTTTATGATGTTGCTGCATTCTTTGAGTATGTTTATAATCATTCCAGTCTTGATCTTTCCACGTACTATCGCCTTTCAGCTTTCTGGGCAGGTCAGGAAGGTTCACTTTTGTTGTGGGCCTGGGCCATTTCGGTTATGCTTCTGGTTCTCAGGTATTCTTTCCGTTTTACCGAAGGCAATGTATTCATGATCACAAGGACACTGTCCCTAGGTATTCTTTCGGTATTCCTCATGCTGCTTGTACTTGATAATCCGTTTGCAGTATACTACTCAAAAGCCGGCTCCATTCTGGTAAGCAACTGGAATCCGTTTGTCCATCCCTATCATCTAACAGATGGGCAGGGCATGAATCCGCTGCTTCGCAATCCCTGGATGGCCGTCCATCCTCCCATCCTCTTTTTGGGCTATGCAGCTTTTACTATTCCTTTTGCATCTGCTATTGCGGGTTTGCTCCTTAATGACAGCAACTGGCACAAAATAGCCAATAACTGGATGCGGGTTTCCTGGTTATTCCTGACTGCAGGGATCGGTCTGGGTGGTTTCTGGGCTTATGAGGTACTTGGCTGGGGTGCATGGTACTGGAGCTGGGATCCGGTTGAGACCTCGTCGTTGATTCCCTGGATAACCGCGACAGCTTATCTGCATACAATATACGGCAGACAGGGACAGTTCAGGTTCCTGGCGCCAGCAATGGCTATTTTCTCATTTATACTTGTAATTTTTGCAACTTTTGTTACGAGAAGTGGTATGTGGGCTTCAGTCCATTCCTGGCAGGATTTCAATGCAGAAAGCCTCTTAATAGGTATATTCCTGGCCACAATTACGATTGTGGGTACATCGCTGCTTGCAAAAAGGTATTTTGAAGAACAGGATTGA
- a CDS encoding ATP-binding protein, with amino-acid sequence MLDDKIASIALISSKNNDELLGYLSAYSVLQAEPKKDTISFIKKSTPTIVIIDNTMPEEVNYRICRELKENTGNQYLPIIMVTKTDKKEIRAALKEGADDFITDQSDDLEILTRINSLLQIKNLYDKLAKERDQAQTYIDVAQTIIGVVDRDLKVVLANKKASEILGYSQEEIIGQKWFDVFLPERIRDMIKAGYKMVLEGEIEPPEFSEKPILTRTGEERLVFWHDVVLKDDQGGIMGTISSGEDITEKKQAEMALVEANKELQELDGMRNEFLANISRELQIPLASIKGFSDLLIKGELGVINNKQNDALVTIIRNCDRLQQHVNALLYASEDCSHNVTYNFEDTDINSLLDKVLNDLPINFTKYNLTLERSLENIPHINVDEIYLKNAIFHILDNAIKFTPANGKIKVSTSRTGKYVEMKIRDSGIGIAKDKLENIFKSFYQVDGSTRRKYGGTGIGLYICKKIIEGHNGQILVESVEGKGSEFTIQLPIHTRPDHTTTENLAFAH; translated from the coding sequence ATGCTCGATGATAAAATAGCCTCAATTGCCCTTATAAGCAGCAAAAATAATGATGAATTGCTGGGGTATCTGTCAGCATACAGTGTGCTACAAGCAGAACCCAAAAAAGATACTATTTCTTTTATCAAAAAAAGTACACCGACTATAGTTATAATTGACAATACTATGCCTGAAGAGGTTAACTACCGCATTTGCAGGGAACTTAAAGAAAATACAGGTAATCAGTATCTTCCCATAATTATGGTCACCAAAACAGACAAAAAAGAGATAAGGGCAGCTCTGAAAGAGGGGGCAGATGATTTCATAACCGACCAGTCAGATGATCTGGAAATTCTAACAAGAATCAATTCCCTGTTACAAATAAAGAACCTCTATGATAAACTTGCAAAAGAAAGAGACCAGGCACAGACTTACATCGACGTTGCCCAAACAATAATAGGCGTAGTTGACAGAGACCTGAAAGTAGTACTTGCCAATAAGAAAGCTTCTGAAATTCTGGGGTATTCCCAGGAAGAAATTATAGGACAGAAATGGTTCGATGTCTTTTTGCCGGAAAGAATCAGGGATATGATAAAAGCCGGCTATAAAATGGTCCTGGAGGGGGAAATTGAACCTCCCGAATTCTCGGAAAAACCTATTCTTACACGTACAGGTGAAGAACGATTGGTTTTCTGGCATGATGTTGTACTCAAAGACGATCAGGGAGGCATCATGGGTACCATCAGTTCCGGTGAAGATATCACTGAAAAAAAACAGGCAGAAATGGCCCTTGTAGAGGCAAATAAAGAACTTCAGGAACTGGACGGCATGAGAAATGAATTTCTTGCCAATATAAGCAGGGAGTTGCAAATACCTCTTGCATCCATCAAAGGTTTCAGCGATTTGCTCATTAAAGGCGAGTTAGGCGTAATTAATAACAAGCAAAATGACGCCCTTGTTACAATAATCAGGAATTGTGACAGGCTACAGCAACATGTCAATGCTCTTCTCTATGCCAGTGAGGACTGTAGCCATAATGTGACATACAATTTTGAAGATACAGATATAAATTCCCTTCTCGACAAGGTCCTGAATGACCTGCCAATTAATTTTACAAAATACAACCTGACACTTGAAAGAAGCCTGGAAAATATTCCACATATAAATGTTGATGAAATATATCTGAAAAATGCTATATTCCATATACTCGATAATGCAATCAAGTTTACTCCTGCAAATGGTAAAATAAAAGTTTCCACCAGTAGAACAGGCAAATACGTCGAGATGAAAATAAGGGATTCCGGAATTGGGATAGCCAAAGACAAATTAGAAAACATTTTTAAAAGCTTTTATCAGGTAGATGGCTCCACCAGAAGAAAATATGGAGGGACTGGCATTGGCCTCTACATCTGCAAGAAAATCATTGAAGGTCACAACGGTCAAATCCTGGTGGAAAGCGTAGAAGGAAAGGGTAGTGAGTTCACAATTCAACTCCCGATTCACACCCGACCGGATCATACCACTACTGAAAACCTGGCTTTTGCCCATTAA
- the proB gene encoding glutamate 5-kinase yields MSKRKVILDNAKKVIIKIGTTSISNDCGGLNEEFMKHVASQVAYLHSLEKEVILVSSGSIGVGIDLMQLGCKPREIPVRQAAAAVGQNILMQKWMEAFSTYDLNVAQILLTYESFTSRLTYLNLRNSISTLLEYGVIPIINENDSTCVHEIEATLGDNDRLSAMVASKMEADLLILLSDIDGLYDKNPKRHTDAVLLKTVPEITPTIESYGGSPSSTKGTGGMRTKIDAAKICNIAGCHMVIANSSIQNAILKIMEGEEIGTLFLAEGEVHKNRIRWILLAHSSGTIMVDEGARDAVRNRMSLLPSGVIGLEGEFDRGDIVKLECNGQVFGKGITDYTSDELQKIKGKHTNMITNILGYKNYDNVLNKDNIGLFKE; encoded by the coding sequence TTGAGCAAGAGAAAAGTTATTCTTGACAACGCAAAAAAAGTTATTATCAAAATAGGAACAACTTCGATAAGTAATGATTGTGGAGGATTGAATGAGGAATTCATGAAACATGTGGCCTCCCAGGTCGCATACCTTCACAGCCTGGAAAAAGAAGTCATCCTTGTCAGCTCTGGCTCCATAGGAGTGGGAATTGACCTGATGCAACTTGGCTGTAAGCCGCGGGAAATTCCGGTTAGACAGGCAGCAGCAGCTGTTGGTCAAAATATATTGATGCAAAAATGGATGGAGGCTTTTAGTACTTATGATCTCAATGTTGCCCAGATTCTTTTGACCTACGAATCCTTCACCAGCAGGTTAACATATCTCAACCTGAGAAACAGCATATCCACATTACTGGAATATGGGGTAATCCCGATTATCAATGAGAATGACAGTACCTGCGTGCACGAGATAGAAGCTACCCTTGGAGATAATGACAGGCTTTCCGCAATGGTTGCCAGCAAAATGGAAGCCGACCTGCTGATACTCCTATCGGATATTGATGGTTTATATGATAAAAATCCTAAAAGGCACACGGATGCTGTATTACTGAAAACTGTGCCTGAAATTACACCAACTATAGAAAGTTATGGAGGGAGCCCATCAAGTACAAAAGGAACCGGTGGCATGAGAACAAAGATAGATGCTGCAAAGATATGCAATATAGCAGGCTGCCATATGGTTATTGCAAACAGCTCTATCCAAAACGCAATCCTCAAAATAATGGAGGGTGAAGAAATCGGCACCCTCTTTTTAGCTGAGGGAGAAGTCCATAAGAACCGCATTCGATGGATTTTACTGGCTCATTCCTCAGGCACAATCATGGTAGATGAAGGAGCCAGAGATGCGGTAAGAAACCGCATGAGTCTCCTGCCATCGGGCGTAATTGGTTTAGAGGGCGAGTTTGATCGCGGAGATATAGTAAAACTCGAGTGCAACGGGCAGGTATTCGGGAAAGGAATTACGGATTATACCTCAGATGAATTGCAGAAAATAAAGGGAAAACATACCAATATGATAACAAATATCCTGGGATATAAGAATTATGACAATGTTTTAAACAAGGATAACATAGGGCTTTTTAAAGAATGA